From a single Kitasatospora azatica KCTC 9699 genomic region:
- the cimA gene encoding citramalate synthase, translating to MTDGSTRHPDDSFHVFDTTLRDGAQREGINLTVADKLTIARHLDDFGVGFIEGGWPGANPRDTEFFARAATELELKHAQLVAFGATRRAGGKAADDPQLKALLDSGAPVITLVAKSHDRHVELALRTTLDENLEMVRDSVSHLRAQGRRVFIDCEHFFDGYRANRDYALAVVRTAHQAGADVVVLCDTNGGMLPGGVREIVADVLTQTGARLGIHAQDDTGCAVANTLAAVDAGATHVQCTANGYGERVGNANLFPVVGALEIKYARRVLPLGRLAEMTRISHAIAEVVNLTPATHQPYVGVSAFAHKAGLHASAIKVDPDLYQHIDPETVGNTMRMLVSDMAGRASIELKGKELGYDLSSDRDLAGRVVARVKEQENLGYTYEAADASFELLLHGEVHGRPARFFALESWRTISEQGPEGTAANEATVRLWAKGERMIATGEGNGPVDALDKALRAALEKIYPQLAKLELADYKVRILEGQHGTGSKTRVLIESTDGSGTWSTVGVADNVIAASWLALQDAYTYGLLKAGLQPEG from the coding sequence ATGACCGACGGCAGTACACGTCACCCCGACGACAGCTTCCACGTCTTCGACACCACCCTGCGCGACGGCGCGCAGCGCGAGGGCATCAACCTCACGGTGGCCGACAAGCTGACCATCGCGCGGCACCTGGACGACTTCGGCGTCGGGTTCATCGAGGGCGGCTGGCCGGGGGCCAACCCGCGCGACACCGAGTTCTTCGCCCGCGCGGCCACCGAACTCGAGCTCAAGCACGCCCAGCTGGTGGCCTTCGGCGCCACCCGCCGGGCCGGCGGCAAGGCCGCCGACGACCCGCAGCTCAAGGCCCTGCTCGACTCCGGCGCACCGGTGATCACGCTGGTGGCCAAGTCGCACGACCGCCACGTCGAACTCGCCCTGCGCACCACGCTGGACGAGAACCTGGAGATGGTCCGGGACAGCGTCAGTCACCTGCGGGCCCAGGGCCGACGGGTCTTCATCGACTGCGAGCACTTCTTCGACGGGTACCGGGCCAACCGCGACTACGCCCTGGCGGTGGTGCGTACCGCGCACCAGGCCGGCGCGGACGTGGTGGTGCTCTGCGACACCAACGGCGGGATGCTGCCCGGCGGGGTGCGCGAGATCGTCGCCGACGTACTCACTCAGACCGGTGCCCGGCTCGGCATCCACGCCCAGGACGACACCGGCTGCGCGGTCGCCAACACGCTGGCCGCCGTGGACGCCGGCGCGACGCACGTGCAGTGCACCGCCAACGGCTACGGCGAGCGGGTCGGCAACGCCAACCTCTTCCCGGTGGTCGGCGCCCTGGAGATCAAGTACGCCCGCCGGGTGCTGCCGCTGGGCCGGCTGGCCGAGATGACCCGGATCTCGCACGCCATCGCCGAGGTGGTCAACCTGACCCCCGCCACCCACCAGCCCTACGTGGGCGTCTCCGCCTTCGCGCACAAGGCGGGCCTGCACGCCTCGGCGATCAAGGTGGACCCGGACCTCTACCAGCACATCGACCCCGAAACGGTCGGCAACACCATGCGGATGCTGGTCTCCGACATGGCGGGGCGGGCCTCGATCGAGCTCAAGGGCAAGGAGCTCGGCTACGACCTGTCCAGCGACCGCGACCTGGCCGGTCGGGTGGTCGCCCGGGTCAAGGAGCAGGAGAACCTCGGCTACACCTACGAGGCCGCCGACGCCTCCTTCGAGCTGCTGCTGCACGGCGAGGTGCACGGCCGGCCCGCGCGGTTCTTCGCCCTGGAGTCCTGGCGCACCATCAGCGAGCAGGGCCCGGAGGGCACTGCGGCCAACGAGGCCACCGTCAGGCTCTGGGCCAAGGGCGAGCGCATGATCGCCACCGGCGAGGGCAACGGCCCGGTGGACGCCCTCGACAAGGCGCTGCGGGCGGCCCTGGAGAAGATCTACCCGCAGCTGGCCAAGCTGGAGTTGGCGGACTACAAGGTCCGCATCCTGGAGGGGCAGCACGGTACCGGGTCCAAGACCCGGGTCCTGATCGAGAGCACCGACGGCAGCGGCACCTGGTCCACGGTCGGGGTGGCCGACAACGTGATCGCCGCCTCCTGGCTGGCCCTTCAGGACGCCTACACCTACGGCCTGCTCAAGGCCGGTCTGCAGCCCGAGGGCTGA
- a CDS encoding GTP-binding protein, with the protein MDFASSSPAAATRATTSAKIVVAGGFGVGKTTLVGAVSEINPLRTEAVMTSASAGIDDLSHVSGKTTTTVAMDFGRITLDEDLILYLFGTPGQDRFWFMWDDLVRGAIGAVVLVDTRRLADCFPALDYFENSGLPFVVALNGFDGHQPHTPDEVREALQLGPDTPIITLDARRRDSAKSALITLVEHALLARLR; encoded by the coding sequence GTGGACTTCGCAAGCTCTAGCCCCGCGGCCGCCACGCGCGCCACCACCTCCGCGAAGATCGTCGTCGCAGGCGGCTTCGGCGTCGGCAAGACCACCCTCGTCGGCGCCGTCTCCGAGATCAACCCCCTGCGCACCGAAGCCGTCATGACCAGCGCCTCCGCCGGCATCGACGACCTCAGCCACGTCTCCGGCAAGACCACCACCACGGTCGCCATGGACTTCGGCCGCATCACCCTCGACGAGGACCTGATCCTCTACCTCTTCGGCACCCCCGGCCAGGACCGCTTCTGGTTCATGTGGGACGACCTCGTCCGCGGCGCCATCGGCGCCGTCGTCCTCGTCGACACCCGCCGCCTCGCCGACTGCTTCCCCGCCCTCGACTACTTCGAGAACAGCGGACTCCCCTTCGTCGTCGCCCTCAACGGCTTCGACGGACACCAGCCCCACACCCCCGACGAAGTCCGCGAAGCCCTCCAACTGGGCCCCGACACCCCCATCATCACCCTCGACGCCCGCCGCCGAGACAGCGCCAAAAGCGCACTCATCACCCTGGTCGAACACGCCCTGCTGGCTCGACTGCGCTAG
- a CDS encoding DUF742 domain-containing protein, producing the protein MTPPDDRQGQYGVPYPGTGHDAFGAPGAGNGPSYGHPQYGEQQYGQPFAPQGQPYQQPAADPSYPRPSRREPVHQESEEDSGPLIRPFAMTGGRTRPRYELALEALVSSSIDQDRMATLLPEHQRICGLCAGEVKSVAEVSALLSLPLGVARILVADLAEAGLVAIHQPAAGGESGNQPDVTLLERVLSGLRKL; encoded by the coding sequence GTGACACCGCCCGACGACCGCCAGGGCCAGTACGGAGTTCCGTACCCCGGTACCGGCCACGACGCGTTCGGTGCGCCCGGCGCCGGAAACGGTCCCAGTTACGGCCACCCGCAGTACGGCGAGCAGCAGTACGGCCAGCCCTTCGCGCCGCAGGGCCAGCCGTACCAGCAGCCCGCCGCCGACCCCTCGTACCCGCGTCCCTCGCGCCGCGAGCCGGTGCACCAGGAGTCGGAGGAGGACAGCGGCCCGCTGATCCGGCCGTTCGCGATGACCGGTGGCCGTACCCGGCCGCGGTACGAGCTGGCCCTGGAGGCGCTGGTCTCGTCCAGCATCGACCAGGACCGCATGGCGACGCTGCTTCCCGAACACCAGCGGATCTGCGGCCTGTGCGCCGGCGAGGTGAAGTCGGTGGCGGAGGTCTCCGCGCTGCTCTCGCTGCCGCTGGGGGTGGCCCGGATCCTCGTGGCCGACCTCGCCGAAGCCGGCCTGGTCGCCATCCACCAGCCCGCTGCCGGGGGCGAATCCGGCAACCAGCCCGACGTCACGCTGCTCGAAAGGGTCCTCAGTGGACTTCGCAAGCTCTAG
- a CDS encoding roadblock/LC7 domain-containing protein, whose translation MSQAAQNLNWLITNFVDNTPGVSHTVVVSADGLLLAMSEGFPRDRADQLAAVASGLTSLTSGASRIFEGGDVNQTVVEMERGFLFLMAVSDGSSLAVLASPDSDIGLVGYEMALLVDRAGAVLTPALRAELQGSLLH comes from the coding sequence ATGAGCCAGGCCGCACAGAACCTGAACTGGCTGATCACCAATTTCGTGGACAACACCCCCGGGGTGTCCCACACAGTGGTGGTCTCCGCCGACGGTCTCCTGCTCGCCATGTCCGAGGGCTTCCCGCGCGACCGCGCCGACCAGCTCGCCGCCGTCGCCTCCGGCCTCACCTCGCTGACCTCCGGCGCCAGCCGGATCTTCGAGGGCGGCGACGTCAACCAGACCGTCGTGGAGATGGAACGCGGATTCCTCTTCCTGATGGCCGTCAGCGACGGATCCTCCCTCGCCGTCCTCGCCTCCCCCGACTCCGACATCGGCCTGGTCGGCTACGAAATGGCCCTCCTCGTCGACCGCGCCGGAGCCGTCCTCACCCCGGCCCTGCGCGCCGAACTCCAAGGCAGCCTGCTGCACTGA
- a CDS encoding sensor histidine kinase, with protein MRRKQPVTPQRRPGPRETDRSGQSTAGFSPFAANPERPQSGSTDAGRGPSGPGPEVLGSGNDRPTPGGRYEFLAFRNWRVPTRLIAILLIPVIIGLVFGGLRVNTSFDSYVRASHSERAAELARAATTLADALENERDLTLIPLMTNQDPQGAVAKYRAASDQALKAYQDAYSKVAPDHDAELTARNFSAQGVLSALPHLRANAYKPELYASATQAAYSVLVSPLLAFDNSVGAGSSAGVARGRAIYAMSLAKAAASTQRDLMLDLLVGFVTKQNSRHENTDLIEDLLVSGKLEQVSLTEFRTGTSPADAKTYADQLVLQAAADTRVPLRMPDNTTIPSMAGLMNIALAYSEVAQQGLLNGQASADAALASSRDAGLDPMRWLQATDSHLKPLRATEASLLDSVVTDAKDAKDGAQTDAILNAAIVVAALALAGLLTGFIARSMILGMRTLNTSALQIANFRLPDLVEKLSKTDPDRVDTNVEPIPLHGKDEIGEVARAFDQVHRQAVSLAAEQALLRGNLNAIFSNLSRRSQGLIQRQLALITDLENNEADPDQLENLFKLDHLATRMRRNGENLLVLAGEEPGRRWNTPVPLVDVLRAAASEVEQYERIELSGIPETEVIGAAVTDLVHLLAELLENATSFSSPQTRVNVTATRLPDGRVLVEIHDKGIGLTAEDFAEINEKLAEPPTVDASISRRMGLFVVGRLSDRHDIRVQLRPSGESAGTTSLVMLPAALTQLRAMPEPEEEFTVSRIFAEQAPQSPWEQDPYGTRSAAELGFDDTLAVGSGAGGFSPALDSMQRSLRLDQRRRAALEAGSGDATEPEGEGSAYEPGYEQQGYEQGEYVDAEFVEGDHAQDGYQQPYEGGYYADQQPYQDQSYQQGYQQPQQSGHYAGQYADDQQYAGQGGYQQYDQGYQQPARDWGHSGPETAAGHPYPEQTPALPAPASGNDTLGSGLPQRRPGQQLAAGGGLGARAIGGLDSGEQPNWFTGAKDTSSSDASARRHEVSGLGASGPTGPTGAGAWQSANDDSWQRAEQVREPAAGGVTESGLPRRVPKQNLVPGNAKPAAQDGPQVSRNPEEVRGRLTNLRRGVEQGRNAGGDAGNTGSFRIDPQQNNSTDLFGGSNHQER; from the coding sequence GTGAGGCGTAAGCAGCCAGTCACCCCGCAGCGGCGCCCAGGGCCCCGCGAGACGGACCGCAGCGGCCAGAGCACAGCCGGGTTCTCCCCCTTCGCGGCGAACCCCGAGCGCCCCCAGAGCGGTTCGACCGATGCCGGACGCGGCCCCAGCGGCCCCGGCCCCGAGGTGCTGGGCAGCGGTAACGACCGCCCAACGCCCGGCGGCCGGTACGAGTTCCTGGCCTTCCGCAACTGGCGGGTGCCCACCCGCCTGATCGCGATCCTGCTGATCCCGGTCATCATCGGCCTGGTCTTCGGCGGCCTTCGCGTCAACACCTCGTTCGACAGCTACGTCAGGGCCAGCCACTCCGAGCGGGCCGCCGAGCTGGCGCGCGCCGCCACCACGCTGGCCGACGCGCTGGAGAACGAGCGCGACCTCACCCTGATACCCCTGATGACCAACCAGGACCCCCAGGGCGCGGTGGCCAAGTACCGGGCCGCCAGTGACCAGGCCCTGAAGGCCTACCAGGATGCGTACAGCAAGGTCGCCCCCGACCACGACGCCGAGCTGACAGCCCGCAACTTCTCCGCCCAGGGTGTGCTCTCAGCGCTTCCGCACCTGCGGGCCAACGCCTACAAGCCGGAGCTCTACGCCAGCGCCACCCAGGCCGCGTACTCGGTGCTGGTCTCCCCCCTGCTGGCCTTCGACAACTCGGTCGGTGCCGGCAGCTCCGCGGGTGTCGCCCGTGGCCGCGCGATCTACGCCATGTCGCTGGCCAAGGCCGCCGCCTCCACCCAGCGCGACCTGATGCTCGACCTGCTGGTCGGCTTCGTCACCAAGCAGAACTCCCGGCACGAGAACACCGACCTGATCGAGGACCTGCTGGTCTCGGGCAAGCTGGAGCAGGTCTCGCTGACCGAGTTCCGCACCGGCACCAGCCCGGCCGACGCCAAGACCTACGCGGACCAGCTGGTCCTGCAGGCCGCCGCCGACACCCGGGTGCCGCTGCGGATGCCGGACAACACCACCATCCCGAGCATGGCCGGCCTGATGAACATCGCGCTCGCCTACTCCGAGGTCGCCCAGCAAGGCCTGCTCAACGGGCAGGCCTCCGCCGACGCGGCGCTGGCCAGCTCGCGGGACGCCGGCCTGGACCCGATGCGCTGGCTGCAGGCCACCGACAGCCACCTCAAGCCGCTGCGGGCCACTGAGGCCAGCCTGCTCGACAGCGTCGTTACCGACGCCAAGGACGCCAAGGACGGCGCCCAGACCGACGCCATCCTCAACGCGGCGATCGTGGTCGCGGCGCTGGCGCTGGCCGGTCTGCTCACCGGTTTCATCGCCCGCTCGATGATCCTCGGTATGCGCACCCTGAACACCTCGGCGCTGCAGATCGCAAACTTCCGCCTGCCCGACCTGGTCGAGAAGCTCTCCAAGACCGACCCGGACCGGGTGGACACCAACGTCGAACCGATCCCGCTGCACGGCAAGGACGAGATCGGCGAGGTGGCCCGCGCCTTCGACCAGGTCCACCGGCAGGCGGTCTCGCTCGCCGCCGAGCAGGCCCTGCTCCGAGGCAACCTGAACGCGATCTTCTCCAACCTGTCGCGCCGCAGCCAGGGCCTGATCCAGCGCCAGCTGGCGCTGATCACCGACCTGGAGAACAACGAGGCCGACCCGGACCAGCTGGAGAACCTGTTCAAGCTGGACCACCTGGCCACCCGTATGCGCCGCAACGGTGAGAACCTGCTGGTTCTGGCCGGTGAGGAGCCGGGCCGCCGCTGGAACACCCCGGTGCCGCTGGTCGACGTGCTCCGCGCCGCCGCCTCCGAGGTGGAGCAGTACGAGCGCATCGAGCTCTCCGGCATCCCGGAGACCGAGGTCATCGGCGCCGCCGTGACCGACCTCGTCCACCTGCTCGCCGAGCTGCTGGAGAACGCCACCTCCTTCTCCAGCCCGCAGACCCGGGTCAACGTCACCGCGACCCGACTGCCGGACGGCCGGGTACTGGTCGAGATCCACGACAAGGGCATCGGCCTGACCGCCGAGGACTTCGCCGAGATCAACGAGAAGCTGGCCGAGCCGCCCACCGTCGACGCCTCCATCTCGCGCCGCATGGGCCTGTTCGTGGTCGGCCGACTCTCCGACCGCCACGACATCCGGGTCCAGCTGCGCCCCTCCGGCGAGTCCGCCGGCACCACCTCGCTGGTCATGCTCCCGGCCGCGCTCACCCAGCTGCGCGCGATGCCGGAGCCGGAGGAGGAGTTCACGGTCTCGCGGATCTTCGCCGAGCAGGCGCCGCAGTCCCCGTGGGAGCAGGACCCGTACGGCACGCGCAGCGCCGCGGAGCTCGGCTTCGACGACACCCTGGCGGTCGGCAGCGGCGCCGGCGGGTTCAGCCCCGCGCTGGACTCGATGCAGCGCTCGCTGCGGCTCGACCAGCGCCGCCGGGCCGCCCTGGAGGCCGGTTCCGGCGACGCGACCGAGCCCGAGGGCGAGGGGTCGGCGTACGAGCCGGGCTACGAGCAGCAGGGCTACGAGCAGGGCGAGTACGTGGACGCCGAGTTCGTCGAGGGCGACCACGCGCAGGACGGCTACCAGCAGCCCTACGAGGGCGGCTACTACGCCGACCAGCAGCCCTACCAGGACCAGTCGTACCAGCAGGGCTACCAGCAGCCGCAGCAGAGCGGCCACTACGCCGGGCAGTACGCCGACGACCAGCAGTACGCCGGTCAGGGCGGCTACCAGCAGTACGACCAGGGCTACCAGCAGCCTGCCCGGGACTGGGGCCACTCCGGCCCGGAGACCGCGGCCGGCCACCCGTACCCCGAGCAGACCCCGGCGCTGCCGGCTCCGGCATCCGGCAACGACACCCTGGGCTCCGGCCTGCCGCAGCGCCGTCCCGGCCAGCAGCTCGCCGCGGGCGGCGGGTTGGGCGCCCGGGCGATCGGTGGCCTGGACAGCGGCGAGCAGCCGAACTGGTTCACCGGTGCCAAGGACACCTCCAGCAGCGACGCCTCGGCGCGCCGCCACGAGGTGTCCGGGCTCGGTGCCTCCGGACCGACCGGTCCGACCGGTGCGGGTGCCTGGCAGTCGGCCAACGACGACTCCTGGCAGCGCGCCGAGCAGGTCCGGGAGCCGGCCGCCGGCGGGGTGACCGAGTCCGGTCTGCCGCGCCGGGTGCCGAAGCAGAACCTGGTGCCCGGCAACGCCAAGCCGGCTGCCCAGGACGGCCCGCAGGTCTCCCGCAACCCCGAGGAGGTCCGCGGCCGGCTGACCAACCTGCGCCGCGGCGTGGAGCAGGGCCGTAACGCCGGTGGGGACGCCGGCAATACGGGTAGCTTCCGGATCGACCCACAGCAGAACAACAGCACCGATCTCTTCGGCGGCTCGAACCACCAGGAGCGTTGA
- a CDS encoding GTP-binding protein, with the protein MDFASSSPAAATRATTSAKIVVAGGFGVGKTTLVGAVSEINPLRTEAVMTSASAGIDDLSHVSGKTTTTVAMDFGRITLDEDLILYLFGTPGQDRFWFMWDDLVRGAIGAVVLVDTRRLADCFPALDYFENSGLPFVVALNGFDGHQPHTPDEVREALQLGPDTPIITLDARRRDSAKSALITLVEHALLARLR; encoded by the coding sequence GTGGACTTCGCAAGCTCTAGCCCCGCGGCCGCCACGCGCGCCACCACCTCCGCGAAGATCGTCGTCGCAGGCGGCTTCGGCGTCGGCAAGACCACCCTCGTCGGCGCCGTCTCCGAGATCAACCCCCTGCGCACCGAAGCCGTCATGACCAGCGCCTCCGCCGGCATCGACGACCTCAGCCACGTCTCCGGCAAGACCACCACCACGGTCGCCATGGACTTCGGCCGCATCACCCTCGACGAGGACCTGATCCTCTACCTCTTCGGCACCCCCGGCCAGGACCGCTTCTGGTTCATGTGGGACGACCTCGTCCGCGGCGCCATCGGCGCCGTCGTCCTCGTCGACACCCGCCGCCTCGCCGACTGCTTCCCCGCCCTCGACTACTTCGAGAACAGCGGACTCCCCTTCGTCGTCGCCCTCAACGGCTTCGACGGACACCAGCCCCACACCCCCGACGAAGTCCGCGAAGCCCTCCAACTGGGCCCCGACACCCCCATCATCACCCTCGACGCCCGCCGCCGAGACAGCGCCAAAAGCGCACTCATCACCCTGGTCGAACACGCCCTGCTCGCCAGGTTGCGGTAA
- a CDS encoding DUF742 domain-containing protein: MTPPPTPAGSYGNGYGSGYGDQNNGGYEQQPLVRPYAMTGGRTRPRYQLAIEALISTTASAGRSGGLLPEHQRIVQLCQEVKSVAEISALAGVPLGVARILVADLAEAGLVAIHQPAAAGESGGTPDVTLLERVLSGLRKL, translated from the coding sequence ATGACCCCGCCCCCGACACCGGCCGGCTCGTACGGCAACGGGTACGGCTCCGGTTACGGCGACCAGAACAACGGCGGCTACGAGCAGCAGCCGCTGGTGCGCCCGTACGCGATGACCGGTGGCCGTACCCGTCCGCGTTACCAGCTCGCCATCGAGGCACTGATCTCGACCACCGCGTCGGCCGGCCGCTCCGGCGGCCTGCTGCCCGAGCACCAGCGGATCGTCCAGCTGTGCCAGGAGGTCAAGTCGGTCGCCGAGATCTCGGCCCTGGCCGGGGTGCCGCTGGGGGTGGCCCGGATCCTCGTGGCCGACCTCGCCGAAGCCGGCCTGGTCGCCATCCACCAGCCCGCCGCCGCCGGCGAGTCGGGCGGAACGCCGGACGTCACGCTGCTCGAAAGGGTCCTCAGTGGACTTCGCAAGCTCTAG
- a CDS encoding roadblock/LC7 domain-containing protein, with amino-acid sequence MSQAASNLNWLITNFVDNTPGVSHTVVVSADGLLLAMSEGFPRDRADQLAAVASGLTSLTSGASRIFEGGDVNQTVVEMERGFLFLMAISDGSSLAVLASPDSDIGLVGYEMALLVDRAGAVLTPALRAELQGSLLH; translated from the coding sequence ATGAGTCAGGCAGCCAGCAACCTGAACTGGCTGATCACCAATTTCGTGGACAACACCCCCGGGGTGTCCCACACAGTGGTGGTCTCCGCCGACGGTCTCCTGCTCGCCATGTCCGAGGGCTTCCCGCGCGACCGCGCCGACCAGCTCGCCGCCGTCGCCTCCGGCCTCACCTCGCTGACCTCCGGCGCCAGCCGGATCTTCGAGGGCGGCGACGTCAACCAGACCGTCGTGGAGATGGAACGCGGATTCCTCTTCCTGATGGCCATCAGCGACGGATCCTCCCTCGCCGTCCTCGCCTCCCCCGACTCCGACATCGGCCTGGTCGGCTACGAAATGGCCCTCCTCGTCGACCGCGCCGGAGCCGTCCTCACCCCGGCCCTGCGCGCCGAACTCCAAGGCAGCCTCCTGCACTGA